GTCTTGGAATGATTACCTTTCGAGCTTCAAACACCATTTTTCTTGATGAATTTCCAACATTGGTAATTTCACCAACTGCTTCTATGTAGTCTCCAGCGTATACCGGCGCTTTGAACTCCACTTTATCGTAAGCTACAAAAAGCCCTTCATCTCCGTCGTTTCTAATCAAAAGCTCTGTTGCTACGTCTCCAAAAAGTTGAAGCATTCTTGCGCCATCCACTAAATTTCCACCGTAATGAGCGTCTGCAGTGCTCATTCTCAATCTGATCATTGATTTCATTTTCTCTCCTCCTAAAATATTATTTTAAATTAAAGTTTTAAATACTTGTTGTTTAATGTTGTAAATAAATAGGAATATGGGTAAAAATAATGTTTCATCCTTAGATTTCCTCATTGTTTTTACCTTGTTTATTATATTCTTTATATCTAAATAAAATCCTCTTTATCGCCTTGTATAAATTAAATTTATTACAAAAACGTATCCATTTTTTCACGCTCTAAAATTACAATACATTTTTTTGTAAATGCTCTAAACTTTTTTTATAAATAAACAATATCCTCTTGCATATTAATAAAATACATTCTATAATAGATTACAAGTTATTATTCTAAATCTTTTGAATATTTGAAAGTATCAAAAAATAAATGCCCTAT
Above is a genomic segment from Alkaliphilus oremlandii OhILAs containing:
- the kal gene encoding 3-aminobutyryl-CoA ammonia lyase; the encoded protein is MKSMIRLRMSTADAHYGGNLVDGARMLQLFGDVATELLIRNDGDEGLFVAYDKVEFKAPVYAGDYIEAVGEITNVGNSSRKMVFEARKVIIPRPDISDSACDVLEEPVVVCRAEGTCVVPKDKQRK